The following proteins come from a genomic window of Pyxidicoccus sp. MSG2:
- the cglD gene encoding adventurous gliding motility lipoprotein CglD, with protein sequence MRTPLRQLVTCVLLAASLLAACGDDTQDAKPVVDAGPGYEFDAGVEPTEEEDAGIEPDPDPDPGKVPTDAGDESNPTKDSDCDGLADSEEFANVYPGGLKTDPGLRDTDGDGLRDGLEVGRTTTLNTGCAFRADADPNTRTSPVKADTDGDGLEDGLEDTNRDGVRQQGETDPNALDSDGDGLKDGDEDANHSGTVSPGETDPRKRDTDDDGLPDGLEKQIGTDPLKPDTDGDSCKDGDEDKNHNGVKDTGESDPKVSDCAATVPDADFDGIPDAVETTTGTNKDSADTDGDGTPDGVEDENRNGRVDANETDPRLTDTDCDGLQDGPGKGGFLGEDPNNNGRVDANETDPTNPDTDGDGLRDGLERGVATAAAPRTNCGYSGDSNTTTTTSPLNPDADGDGIQDGAEDANQNGQVDPGELDPRDPTDGAAGTPAGQVCKTTNLRTVTFKEDSGGDLRLALPSTFKDANLTNLTVGGSSVGLIGWDDTKQVTLIAYKRGQVGTAADPTADEAGIRTASFNAATRDYTQTFSTWDGFPALAARYSQADTTDLKAFTNTLARSLVPGSAGALTGTAGITGPFKMQAQYVHRSNQSVVVVLAITPAASYTETGSLFTLADTAGGTALAQFGDADAVQCEKFTASQAVVDFLFVVDDSGSMASSQQSLANAATAVAQKLANATLDWRLSMVTSSYSIAGKANTGVLRGFTRNVNQFRAWLTENSVCSSGQCSGVTIPTGGAPTTCSSNAECWVNLKGDGTEKSLDAARKAINDLKAAGGTADTRIRDGAKVVVVILTDTRDQSGDSISTFNQYFLDTGPTAGTSNNPVDQQIQVHGIICPPDGARCHQDENNTSPRHLDIIQATGGVYGSIRDAASITTTINAIVDSVIASVGYKTLKPPIGASLRVAVAEVSDAAVCPNAGDLPRSRTNGFDVDGISRAVSFYGACRPKAAGTTQAAVSYRYWSDRTTNPNGVPPPCKSDPYYDANEADSCRGKLTCNRTTDRCECPADCGGGGAPGQVCNTDPAVCAFTCTADCGGTCGTYETCSQSACACTCVQDATCVEGYDFDPNLCTCACNTAALNCDAQHQPDANSCSCACKADCGGCGRREVCNPSTCTCDPILG encoded by the coding sequence ATGCGCACCCCTCTCAGACAACTCGTCACCTGTGTGCTGCTGGCGGCTTCGCTGCTGGCGGCCTGTGGCGATGACACCCAGGATGCGAAGCCCGTCGTGGACGCGGGCCCGGGCTACGAGTTTGACGCCGGTGTCGAGCCCACGGAAGAAGAAGATGCCGGTATCGAGCCGGACCCGGACCCCGACCCGGGCAAGGTGCCCACGGACGCGGGCGACGAGAGCAACCCCACGAAGGACTCGGACTGCGACGGCCTGGCGGACTCCGAGGAGTTCGCCAACGTATACCCCGGTGGACTGAAGACGGACCCGGGCCTGCGCGACACCGACGGCGACGGCCTGCGCGACGGCCTGGAGGTGGGCCGCACCACCACCCTCAACACCGGGTGCGCCTTCCGCGCGGACGCGGACCCGAACACCCGCACCTCGCCGGTGAAGGCGGACACGGACGGTGACGGCCTCGAGGACGGCCTGGAGGACACCAACCGCGACGGCGTGAGGCAGCAGGGCGAGACGGACCCGAACGCGCTCGACTCGGACGGCGACGGACTGAAGGACGGCGACGAGGACGCCAACCACAGCGGCACGGTGAGCCCGGGCGAGACGGACCCGCGCAAGCGGGACACGGACGACGACGGCCTGCCGGACGGCCTCGAGAAGCAGATTGGCACCGACCCGCTCAAGCCGGACACCGACGGCGACTCGTGCAAGGACGGCGATGAGGACAAGAACCACAATGGCGTGAAGGACACCGGTGAGTCGGACCCGAAGGTGTCCGACTGCGCCGCCACCGTGCCGGACGCGGACTTCGACGGCATCCCCGACGCGGTGGAGACGACCACCGGCACCAACAAGGACAGCGCCGACACGGACGGTGACGGCACGCCCGACGGCGTGGAGGACGAGAACCGCAACGGCCGCGTGGACGCGAACGAGACGGACCCGCGCCTGACGGACACCGACTGCGACGGCCTGCAGGACGGCCCCGGCAAGGGCGGCTTCCTGGGCGAGGACCCCAACAACAACGGCCGCGTGGACGCGAACGAGACGGACCCCACCAACCCGGACACGGACGGCGACGGCCTGCGCGACGGCCTGGAGCGCGGCGTGGCGACCGCGGCGGCCCCCCGCACCAACTGCGGCTACTCCGGCGACTCCAACACCACCACCACGACCTCGCCGCTGAACCCCGACGCGGATGGCGACGGCATCCAGGACGGCGCGGAGGACGCCAACCAGAACGGCCAGGTGGACCCGGGCGAGCTGGACCCGCGCGACCCCACTGACGGCGCGGCGGGCACTCCGGCGGGCCAGGTGTGCAAGACGACCAACCTGCGCACCGTCACCTTCAAGGAGGACTCCGGTGGCGACCTGCGGCTGGCGCTGCCCAGCACCTTCAAGGACGCCAACCTCACGAATCTCACGGTGGGTGGCAGCTCGGTGGGCCTCATCGGCTGGGACGACACGAAGCAGGTGACGCTGATTGCGTACAAGCGCGGCCAGGTGGGCACCGCCGCGGACCCCACCGCGGACGAGGCGGGCATCCGCACGGCGTCCTTCAACGCCGCCACGCGCGACTACACGCAGACCTTCAGCACCTGGGACGGCTTCCCGGCGCTGGCCGCGCGCTACTCGCAGGCGGACACCACGGACCTGAAGGCCTTCACCAACACCCTGGCGCGCTCGCTGGTGCCGGGCAGCGCCGGAGCGCTGACGGGGACGGCCGGAATCACGGGCCCGTTCAAGATGCAGGCGCAGTACGTGCACCGCTCCAACCAGAGCGTGGTGGTGGTGCTGGCGATTACGCCGGCGGCCAGCTACACCGAGACGGGCAGCCTCTTCACCCTGGCGGACACGGCGGGCGGCACGGCGCTGGCGCAGTTCGGCGACGCGGACGCGGTGCAGTGCGAGAAGTTCACCGCCAGCCAGGCGGTGGTGGACTTCCTCTTCGTGGTGGACGACAGCGGCTCCATGGCCAGCTCGCAGCAGTCGCTGGCCAACGCCGCCACCGCGGTGGCGCAGAAGCTGGCCAACGCGACGCTCGACTGGCGCCTGTCCATGGTGACGTCGAGCTACAGCATCGCCGGCAAGGCCAACACGGGCGTGCTGCGCGGCTTCACCCGCAACGTCAATCAGTTCCGGGCGTGGCTGACCGAGAACAGCGTGTGCTCCAGCGGCCAGTGCTCCGGCGTCACCATTCCCACGGGTGGCGCGCCCACCACGTGCTCGAGCAACGCCGAGTGCTGGGTCAACCTCAAGGGTGACGGCACGGAGAAGTCGCTGGACGCCGCGCGCAAGGCCATCAACGACCTGAAGGCCGCGGGCGGCACGGCGGACACCCGCATCCGCGACGGTGCCAAGGTGGTGGTCGTCATCCTGACGGACACGCGAGACCAGTCCGGTGACAGCATCAGCACCTTCAATCAGTACTTCCTGGACACGGGCCCGACGGCCGGAACGAGCAACAACCCGGTGGACCAGCAAATCCAGGTGCATGGCATCATCTGCCCGCCGGATGGTGCGCGCTGCCACCAGGACGAGAACAACACCAGCCCGCGGCACCTGGACATCATCCAGGCCACGGGCGGCGTGTACGGGAGCATCCGCGACGCGGCCTCCATCACCACCACCATCAACGCCATCGTCGACAGCGTCATCGCCTCGGTGGGCTACAAGACGCTGAAGCCGCCCATCGGCGCCTCGCTGCGCGTGGCGGTGGCCGAGGTGTCGGACGCGGCGGTCTGCCCGAACGCGGGTGATCTGCCGCGCAGCCGGACCAACGGCTTCGACGTGGACGGCATCAGCCGGGCGGTGTCCTTCTACGGCGCCTGCCGTCCGAAGGCGGCGGGCACCACGCAGGCGGCGGTGTCCTACCGGTACTGGAGCGACCGCACCACCAACCCCAACGGTGTGCCGCCCCCGTGCAAGTCGGACCCGTACTACGACGCCAACGAGGCGGACTCGTGCCGGGGCAAGCTCACGTGCAACCGCACGACGGACCGGTGCGAGTGCCCGGCCGACTGCGGTGGCGGCGGAGCGCCGGGGCAGGTGTGCAACACGGACCCGGCGGTGTGCGCCTTCACCTGCACGGCGGACTGCGGCGGGACGTGCGGCACGTATGAGACGTGCAGCCAGTCCGCCTGCGCCTGCACCTGCGTGCAGGACGCCACCTGCGTGGAGGGCTACGACTTCGACCCGAACCTGTGCACCTGCGCGTGCAACACGGCGGCGCTCAACTGCGACGCGCAGCACCAGCCGGATGCGAACTCGTGCTCGTGCGCGTGCAAGGCGGACTGCGGTGGCTGCGGGCGCCGCGAGGTCTGCAACCCGAGCACCTGTACGTGTGACCCCATCCTCGGCTGA
- a CDS encoding TIGR02266 family protein, translating to MPVFGLAALWNGSALPERVAAWVEGLGTLLSTAQSLQLVVSLRAEEAGLELKVEAPGYPRAAVEKLAEEAKRSRGTFVELWRMPKAERDAFRTATFGGGTPYPGEERAAAARALQQHVSKLAASGERPSVPPANPMDAPRPVQAPRPGPEAPPARAAASLPEGGAATAAASMPEPSAPQPRAIAPSHRVPTAPRDSPQRRGRRFAVKLELEFRTELDFVREHALNISNGGLFVRTAHRPQPDSVVTVDVKLPNGNRLQGDAVVVHVVDDPYTGGVGLAFLNDDATFSQTLDEYLASLVGGTG from the coding sequence GTGCCCGTCTTCGGTCTTGCGGCATTGTGGAATGGCTCGGCCCTGCCGGAGCGTGTCGCGGCCTGGGTGGAGGGGCTGGGCACGCTGCTGTCCACGGCCCAATCCCTGCAACTCGTGGTGTCGCTGCGCGCGGAGGAAGCGGGCCTCGAGCTGAAGGTGGAGGCGCCCGGCTACCCGCGCGCCGCGGTGGAGAAGCTGGCCGAGGAGGCGAAGCGCAGCCGCGGCACCTTCGTGGAGCTGTGGCGCATGCCGAAGGCCGAGCGCGATGCCTTCCGCACCGCCACCTTCGGCGGAGGCACTCCCTACCCGGGCGAGGAGCGCGCCGCCGCCGCGCGCGCCCTGCAGCAGCACGTGAGCAAGCTGGCCGCGAGCGGCGAGCGACCGTCCGTCCCGCCCGCAAACCCCATGGACGCGCCCCGGCCCGTGCAGGCGCCCCGGCCCGGCCCGGAGGCCCCGCCCGCGCGTGCCGCCGCGAGTTTGCCAGAGGGCGGCGCCGCGACAGCCGCCGCGAGCATGCCGGAGCCCTCTGCCCCGCAGCCCCGGGCCATTGCCCCCTCGCACCGGGTGCCCACCGCGCCCCGGGACAGCCCGCAGCGGCGCGGGCGGCGCTTCGCGGTGAAGCTGGAGCTGGAGTTCCGCACCGAGCTGGACTTCGTGCGCGAGCACGCGCTCAACATCTCCAACGGCGGCCTCTTCGTGCGCACCGCGCACCGGCCGCAGCCCGACAGCGTCGTCACCGTGGACGTGAAGCTGCCCAACGGGAACCGGCTGCAGGGCGACGCGGTGGTGGTGCACGTGGTGGATGACCCGTACACCGGTGGCGTGGGGCTCGCGTTCCTCAACGACGACGCCACCTTCTCCCAGACGCTGGACGAGTACCTGGCGAGCCTGGTCGGCGGCACGGGCTGA
- a CDS encoding serine/threonine-protein kinase, giving the protein MDGTSETWPRDCGRFELLSRLGRGGMAEVFLARMRQGPRAGERVAIKRVRPERARDAEAREQLLHEAELARCLNHPHIVGFVEYGELPDGGYLAMELVEGPDLGRVLAQCRRRRIQLPIDISVHIVRQVLEALAHAHHATSTTGRPLGVVHCDVSPHNVLLSRTGEVKLADFGVARSRAGLALDARRLGKQHYRSPELIAGDVSVAVDLWAAAVLLYELLSLESPFPSGPGDEVESSIRGGRVTPIRQLVPGVSDALALVLDRALAPHPTQRFKSAEQFARALAPLCDDRVATPLAVAAVVRGLMGTEA; this is encoded by the coding sequence ATGGACGGCACGTCGGAGACCTGGCCGCGAGACTGTGGCCGCTTCGAGCTGCTGTCGCGCCTGGGGCGCGGGGGCATGGCGGAGGTGTTCCTCGCACGGATGCGGCAGGGGCCCCGGGCCGGAGAGCGGGTGGCCATCAAGCGGGTGCGCCCCGAGCGCGCGCGCGACGCCGAGGCCCGCGAGCAGCTCCTCCACGAGGCGGAGCTGGCGCGGTGTTTGAATCATCCGCACATCGTCGGCTTCGTGGAGTACGGCGAGCTGCCGGATGGCGGCTACCTGGCGATGGAGCTGGTGGAGGGGCCCGACCTGGGCCGCGTGCTGGCCCAGTGCCGGCGCCGCCGGATTCAACTGCCCATCGACATCTCCGTGCACATCGTCCGGCAGGTGCTGGAGGCGCTCGCGCATGCGCACCATGCCACCAGCACCACGGGGCGGCCGCTGGGCGTGGTGCACTGTGACGTGTCCCCGCACAACGTGCTGCTGTCGCGCACGGGCGAGGTGAAGCTGGCGGACTTCGGCGTGGCCCGCTCGCGCGCGGGCCTGGCGCTGGATGCGCGGCGCCTGGGCAAGCAGCACTACCGCTCGCCGGAGCTGATTGCGGGCGATGTGTCCGTGGCGGTGGACCTGTGGGCGGCGGCGGTGCTGCTGTACGAATTGCTGTCGCTGGAGTCCCCCTTCCCCTCGGGGCCCGGTGACGAGGTGGAGTCCTCCATCCGCGGAGGCCGGGTGACGCCCATCCGCCAGCTGGTGCCGGGGGTGTCCGACGCGCTGGCGCTGGTGCTGGACCGCGCGCTGGCACCCCACCCCACGCAGCGCTTCAAGTCCGCGGAGCAGTTCGCCCGGGCGCTCGCGCCGCTGTGCGATGACCGCGTGGCCACCCCGCTGGCGGTGGCCGCCGTGGTGCGCGGGTTGATGGGCACGGAAGCCTGA
- a CDS encoding AAA family ATPase yields MKILAIRGSNLTSFAGDFALELDRPPLDRLGLFAITGATGAGKSTLLDAMCLALFDRTPRLGGRGGAPVGRADEEEEARLSAYDVRGMLRRGAGEGYAEVDFQGKDGKRYRARWSVWRARSRAEGRFRPQEMTLTEVASAQQFGRTKGEVLAAIQERLGLSFDQFRRSALLAQGEFAAFLKADASERAELLERMTGTEVYSRLSVAAHEKNRAEQEELTRRAQGLAAIALMSEADREAAQARLGEEAGARTAAESQLEAAEGAAAWHSERVGLLGAELSAETKAAEAAQALEEAAPRAARLEEVRAAESFRGTVAAAEGAERRWTEAEAAQGARASEAQKALAESAARKVVLRDAERARTGAQDAEVAARPALEAAAALDARLAVVAREAEEARGRAETSRGAAGTAKAELESVLAREAAARTEGEGARRWLTEKAHWVALAGEWPRWQRELERYETALGEGRKAREEAGRLRGDVDRLRGDVTLRREEKAAVAEAEEMAQAAATHAEAAEGGEAGAARRALRETLLARQDVLRALEVAREGLTSDGAEERAAEGEATKAKAEAEAAEGVAREAAARRAEREAALKEARRALSMAQATQSYASHRTLLREGEACPLCGATEHPYAREVSALDGLVAESTARVETLETERAEASRTEMEASAKGAAARARAGQAEARRETAAARCAEHRAAWGGARGKWLRSVAGAGQGAAHDASLAPEAGETTEAGAWLRAARAEVQERLAALKAEEEAAEGLARAAREARAALETQRTRREAAAEMLRRAEESLTRAEGTLNEVLARVEAAEALRRQVLADVAPVFSQDEGWEAKLEADPATFRGNCAKRVALWKTKEEARLKAEAREAEEQKHRARAQGLVDVSTQHAEEHAKLAALKEEERSEVARARAALLHGRSTEDVRAELRARLDAAVESFERAREAAEAAKQAERVATARAEDAVRARTEAVEARESARAALAEQLSARGTTLDAVKALLAHDAAWCEAEARALSALRETLAQARAVLAERRERRTRHEESGPPSLSEAEALPARERLRADVEARRRAEATLRARLESDDAARARHGTEAAALEERQRETEVWKALGELIGSHDGKRFKVFAQSLTLDALLLHANAHLRELARRYRLMRVPGHDLDLQVVDGDMGDEVRSVASLSGGESFLVSLALALGLASLSSETTQVETLFIDEGFGTLDPETLEVALATLDALQATGRQVGIISHVSGLAERIGVQVRVVKQGGGRSRLVVEGDPGMVPPAVGQQVA; encoded by the coding sequence ATGAAGATTCTCGCCATCCGCGGCTCCAACCTGACGAGCTTCGCGGGCGACTTCGCCCTCGAGTTGGACCGGCCGCCGCTGGACAGGCTGGGCCTGTTCGCGATTACCGGTGCCACGGGGGCCGGGAAGAGCACGCTGCTGGACGCGATGTGCCTGGCGCTGTTCGACCGCACGCCCCGGCTGGGCGGGCGTGGCGGCGCGCCGGTGGGCCGGGCGGATGAAGAGGAGGAGGCGCGGCTGTCGGCGTACGACGTGCGCGGCATGCTGCGGCGCGGGGCGGGCGAAGGCTACGCCGAGGTGGACTTCCAGGGAAAGGACGGGAAGCGCTACCGGGCGCGCTGGTCGGTGTGGCGCGCGCGCAGCCGCGCGGAGGGGCGCTTCCGGCCGCAGGAGATGACGCTGACGGAGGTGGCCAGCGCGCAGCAGTTCGGCCGCACCAAGGGCGAGGTGCTCGCCGCGATTCAGGAGCGGCTGGGGCTGTCGTTCGACCAGTTCCGCCGCTCGGCGCTGCTGGCGCAGGGCGAGTTCGCGGCCTTCCTCAAGGCGGATGCCAGCGAGCGCGCGGAGTTGCTGGAGCGGATGACGGGCACGGAGGTGTACAGCCGGCTGTCCGTCGCCGCGCACGAGAAGAACCGGGCGGAGCAGGAGGAGCTGACGCGGCGGGCGCAGGGACTGGCGGCGATTGCCCTCATGTCCGAGGCGGACCGCGAGGCGGCGCAGGCGCGGCTCGGCGAGGAAGCCGGGGCGCGGACGGCGGCGGAGTCGCAACTGGAGGCGGCGGAGGGGGCGGCGGCCTGGCACTCGGAGCGGGTGGGGCTGCTGGGGGCGGAGCTGTCGGCGGAGACGAAGGCGGCGGAGGCCGCGCAGGCGCTGGAGGAGGCGGCACCCCGGGCGGCACGGCTGGAAGAGGTGCGCGCGGCGGAGTCCTTCCGCGGCACGGTGGCGGCGGCGGAGGGCGCGGAGCGGCGGTGGACGGAGGCGGAGGCCGCGCAGGGGGCTCGGGCCTCGGAGGCCCAGAAGGCGCTAGCGGAGTCGGCGGCCCGGAAGGTCGTGCTGCGGGACGCGGAGCGGGCGAGGACGGGGGCGCAGGACGCGGAGGTGGCGGCGAGGCCCGCGCTGGAGGCGGCGGCGGCGCTGGATGCCCGGCTGGCCGTGGTGGCGCGGGAGGCGGAGGAGGCGCGCGGGCGCGCGGAGACTTCGCGGGGGGCGGCGGGGACGGCGAAGGCGGAATTGGAGTCGGTGCTGGCCCGTGAGGCGGCGGCGCGCACGGAAGGCGAGGGCGCGCGCAGGTGGCTGACGGAGAAGGCGCACTGGGTGGCCCTGGCGGGCGAGTGGCCCCGGTGGCAGCGCGAGCTGGAGCGCTACGAGACGGCGCTGGGCGAGGGGCGGAAGGCGCGCGAGGAGGCCGGGCGGCTGCGCGGTGACGTGGACCGGCTGCGCGGTGACGTGACGCTGCGGCGGGAGGAGAAGGCAGCGGTCGCCGAGGCGGAGGAGATGGCGCAGGCGGCGGCCACACACGCGGAGGCCGCGGAGGGTGGAGAGGCGGGCGCGGCACGGCGTGCGCTGCGCGAGACACTGCTGGCGCGGCAGGACGTGCTGCGGGCGCTGGAGGTGGCGCGGGAGGGGCTGACGTCTGACGGAGCGGAGGAGCGCGCCGCCGAGGGCGAGGCCACGAAGGCGAAGGCGGAGGCGGAGGCCGCGGAGGGGGTGGCTCGGGAGGCGGCGGCGCGGCGTGCGGAGCGCGAGGCCGCGCTGAAGGAGGCGCGGCGGGCCCTGTCGATGGCGCAGGCGACGCAGAGCTATGCGTCCCACCGCACCCTGCTGCGCGAGGGCGAGGCGTGCCCGCTGTGCGGCGCCACCGAGCATCCGTATGCCCGCGAGGTGTCCGCGCTGGACGGGTTGGTGGCGGAGTCCACGGCGCGCGTGGAGACGCTGGAGACGGAGCGGGCCGAGGCCAGTCGCACCGAGATGGAGGCCAGCGCGAAGGGCGCGGCGGCCCGTGCTCGCGCGGGCCAGGCGGAGGCTCGCCGCGAGACGGCCGCGGCCCGGTGCGCGGAGCACCGCGCGGCGTGGGGCGGGGCGCGCGGGAAGTGGCTGCGCTCGGTGGCGGGGGCAGGGCAGGGCGCGGCGCATGACGCGTCCCTGGCTCCCGAGGCGGGTGAGACCACCGAAGCGGGCGCCTGGCTGCGAGCGGCGCGCGCCGAGGTGCAGGAGCGGCTCGCCGCGCTCAAGGCCGAGGAAGAGGCCGCGGAGGGACTCGCCCGCGCGGCACGCGAGGCCCGGGCCGCGCTGGAGACGCAGCGCACGCGGCGCGAGGCGGCGGCGGAGATGCTCCGACGCGCCGAGGAGTCCCTCACCCGGGCGGAGGGCACGCTCAACGAGGTGCTGGCCCGCGTGGAGGCGGCGGAGGCCCTCCGCCGGCAGGTGCTCGCGGACGTGGCGCCCGTCTTCTCCCAGGACGAGGGCTGGGAGGCGAAGCTGGAGGCGGACCCGGCCACCTTCCGGGGCAACTGTGCGAAGCGCGTGGCCCTGTGGAAGACGAAGGAAGAGGCCCGGCTGAAGGCGGAGGCCCGCGAGGCCGAGGAGCAGAAGCACCGCGCTCGCGCCCAGGGACTCGTGGACGTCAGCACCCAGCACGCCGAGGAGCACGCGAAGCTCGCCGCGCTCAAGGAGGAGGAGCGGAGCGAGGTGGCCCGGGCCCGCGCCGCGCTGCTGCACGGACGCTCCACCGAGGACGTGCGCGCGGAGCTGCGCGCCCGGCTGGACGCCGCGGTGGAGTCCTTCGAGCGCGCCCGCGAGGCCGCGGAGGCCGCGAAGCAGGCGGAGCGCGTGGCCACCGCCCGCGCCGAGGACGCCGTGCGCGCGCGCACCGAGGCCGTCGAGGCGAGGGAGTCCGCCCGCGCCGCGCTGGCGGAACAGCTCTCCGCCCGTGGCACCACCCTGGACGCGGTGAAGGCGCTCCTGGCCCACGACGCCGCGTGGTGTGAGGCGGAGGCGCGCGCCCTGTCGGCGCTGCGCGAGACGCTCGCCCAGGCGCGCGCGGTGCTGGCCGAGCGGCGGGAGCGGCGCACGCGGCACGAGGAGTCCGGCCCACCGTCCCTGTCCGAGGCCGAGGCGCTCCCCGCCCGCGAGCGGCTGCGCGCCGACGTGGAGGCCCGCCGCCGCGCCGAGGCCACGCTGCGCGCCCGCCTGGAGTCCGACGACGCGGCCCGGGCACGGCACGGCACGGAGGCCGCGGCCCTGGAGGAGCGCCAGCGCGAGACGGAGGTCTGGAAGGCGCTGGGGGAGCTCATCGGCTCGCATGACGGCAAGCGCTTCAAGGTGTTCGCCCAGAGCCTCACGCTGGACGCGCTGCTGTTGCACGCCAACGCCCACTTGAGGGAGCTGGCGCGGCGCTACCGGCTGATGCGCGTGCCGGGGCACGATTTGGACCTGCAGGTGGTGGACGGGGACATGGGCGACGAGGTGCGCAGCGTGGCCAGCCTCTCCGGCGGAGAGAGCTTCCTCGTGTCGCTGGCGCTCGCGCTGGGGCTCGCCTCGCTGTCGTCCGAGACGACGCAGGTGGAGACCCTCTTCATCGACGAGGGCTTCGGCACGCTGGACCCGGAGACGCTGGAGGTGGCCCTGGCCACGCTGGATGCGCTCCAGGCCACGGGGCGGCAGGTGGGCATCATCTCCCACGTCAGCGGGCTGGCCGAGCGCATCGGCGTCCAGGTGCGCGTGGTGAAGCAGGGCGGAGGCCGCAGCCGGCTGGTGGTGGAGGGAGACCCGGGCATGGTGCCGCCCGCGGTGGGACAGCAGGTGGCGTGA
- a CDS encoding exonuclease SbcCD subunit D C-terminal domain-containing protein has translation MRLLHTSDWHLGHTLYDVSREAEHSAFLDWLLDTLEAHAVDALLVAGDIFDTANPGADAQAAWYHFVARARRRLPRLDVVVIGGNHDSAARLDAPDPLFAALGVRVVGGLPRARGELELERLLVPLHDAKGHVGAWVAAVPYLRPADLPPVPVEAGDRLVEGVRAVYGEVLSAARRRRQSGQALVAMGHCYMTGTELSALSERKILGGNQHALPVDLFAEDVAYAALGHLHKAQRVGGREGVRYSGSPLPLSLSEAGYRHQVLLVELKGDALEGVRPLTVPRTTDMVRVPAREAVPLEEVVSLLEALPEREEGSPEWTRPYLEVCVALPRPEPSLRQKVEKVLEGKAVRLVKLTPAYTGIGGALAEAQPGLSLKERTPEDVFRARYARDFQEPPSPVLLEAFHTLLAEVEEAS, from the coding sequence ATGCGCCTGTTGCACACGTCGGACTGGCACCTGGGGCACACGCTGTACGACGTCTCGCGAGAGGCGGAGCACTCGGCCTTCCTCGACTGGCTGCTGGACACGCTGGAGGCGCACGCCGTCGATGCGCTGCTGGTGGCCGGCGACATCTTCGACACCGCCAACCCCGGCGCGGATGCGCAGGCGGCCTGGTACCACTTCGTCGCGCGCGCCCGCAGGCGGTTGCCCCGGCTGGACGTGGTCGTCATCGGAGGCAACCACGACTCGGCCGCGCGGCTGGACGCGCCGGACCCGCTCTTCGCCGCGCTCGGCGTGCGCGTGGTGGGCGGCCTGCCGCGCGCGCGCGGGGAACTTGAGTTGGAGCGACTGCTGGTGCCACTGCACGACGCGAAGGGGCACGTGGGCGCGTGGGTGGCGGCGGTGCCCTACCTGCGGCCCGCGGACCTGCCGCCCGTGCCGGTGGAGGCGGGAGACCGATTGGTGGAGGGCGTGCGCGCGGTGTACGGCGAGGTGCTGTCCGCGGCGCGGCGCAGGCGCCAGTCCGGACAGGCGCTGGTGGCCATGGGCCACTGCTACATGACGGGCACGGAGCTCTCCGCGCTCAGCGAGCGGAAGATTCTGGGTGGCAACCAGCACGCGCTGCCGGTGGACCTGTTCGCGGAGGACGTGGCGTACGCGGCGCTGGGCCACCTGCACAAAGCGCAGCGCGTGGGCGGGCGCGAGGGAGTGCGCTACAGCGGCTCGCCGCTGCCACTGTCCCTGTCGGAGGCGGGCTACCGGCACCAGGTGTTGCTGGTGGAGTTGAAGGGTGACGCGCTGGAGGGCGTGCGGCCGCTGACGGTGCCTCGCACCACGGACATGGTGCGCGTGCCCGCGCGGGAGGCGGTACCGCTGGAGGAGGTGGTGTCGCTGCTGGAGGCACTGCCGGAGCGCGAGGAGGGCTCGCCGGAGTGGACGCGTCCCTACCTGGAGGTCTGCGTGGCGCTGCCCCGGCCTGAGCCGTCGCTGCGGCAGAAGGTGGAGAAGGTCCTGGAGGGCAAGGCGGTGCGACTGGTGAAGCTGACCCCGGCGTACACGGGTATCGGCGGCGCATTGGCCGAAGCGCAGCCGGGCCTGTCCCTGAAGGAGCGCACGCCCGAGGACGTCTTCCGCGCGCGCTACGCGAGGGACTTCCAGGAGCCGCCGTCCCCGGTGCTGCTGGAGGCCTTCCACACGCTGCTGGCCGAGGTGGAGGAGGCGTCATGA